A genomic region of Zalophus californianus isolate mZalCal1 chromosome 1, mZalCal1.pri.v2, whole genome shotgun sequence contains the following coding sequences:
- the SLC2A2 gene encoding solute carrier family 2, facilitated glucose transporter member 2 isoform X2 translates to MTEDKITGTLIFTVFTAALGSFQFGYDIGVINAPQEVIISHYEYILGIPLNDRKAINNYTINSTKELPTVPFLGDSITTPLVEEETTASTSLVTMLWSLSVSSFAVGGMIASFFGGWLGDRLGRIKAMLVANILSLVGALLMGFSKLGPSHILIISGRSISGLYCGLISGLVPMYIGEIAPTTLRGALGTLHQLAIVTGILISQIVGLNFILGNHERWHILLGLSAVRAIIQSLLLFFCPESPRYLYIKLDEEVKAKKSLKRLRGGIDVTKDINEMRKEKEEASSEQKVSIIQLFTNSSYRQPILVALMLHVAQQFSGINGIFYYSTSIFQTAGISQPVYATIGVGAINMVFTALSVFLVEKAGRRSLFLIGMSGMFVCAIFMSVGLILLDKLAWMSYVSMVAIFLFVSFFEIGPGPIPWFMVAEFFSQGPRPAALAIAAFSNWTCNFIVALCFQYIANFCGPYVFFLFAGVVLAFTLFTFFKVPETKGKSFEEIAAEFRKKSSSAQAPKAAVEMEFLGATETV, encoded by the exons ATCACCGGGACCTTGATTTTCACTGTCTTCACTGCTGCACTGGGTTCCTTCCAGTTTGGATATGACATTGGTGTGATCAATGCACCTCAAGAG gTAATAATATCCCATTATGAATACATTTTGGGTATTCCACTGAATGACCGAAAAGCTATCAACAACTATACTATCAACAGTACAAAGGAACTGCCCACAGTCCCATTCCTAGGAGATTCAATAACAACACCTTTGGTGGAGGAAGAGACTACAGCATCTACTAGCCTCGTCACCATGCTCTGGTCCTTGTCTGTGTCTAGCTTTGCAGTTGGTGGAATGATTGCATCATTTTTTGGTGGGTGGCTAGGGGATCGGCTTGGAAG aatcaaAGCCATGTTGGTAGCAAACATTCTCTCATTAGTTGGAGCTCTCTTGATGGGGTTTTCAAAACTGGGACCATCTCACATTCTTATAATTTCAGGAAGAAGCATATCAGGACTCTACTGTG GACTAATTTCAGGCTTGGTTCCAATGTACATTGGTGAAATTGCTCCAACCACACTCAGGGGTGCTCTTGGCACACTTCACCAGCTGGCCATTGTCACGGGCATTCTTATTAGTCAG ATTGTTGGACTCAACTTTATCCTGGGCAATCATGAGCGGTGGCATATCCTGCTTGGTTTGTCTGCTGTGAGAGCCATCATCCAGTCTCTGCTGCTCTTCTTCTGTCCAGAAAGCCCCAGGTACCTTTACATCAAGTTGGATGAAGAAGTCAAAGCAAAGAAAA GCCTGAAAAGACTCAGAGGAGGTATTGATGTCACCAAAGACATCAAtgagatgagaaaggaaaaagaagaagcatCCAGTGAACAGAAAGTCTCCATAATTCAGCTCTTCACCAACTCTAGCTACCGACAGCCTATTCTAGTTGCACTGATGCTGCATGTGGCTCAGCAATTTTCTGGAATCAATGGG ATCTTTTACTACTCAACCAGCATTTTTCAGACAGCTGGAATCAGCCAACCTGTTTATGCAACCATTGGAGTTGGTGCCATCAACATGGTTTTCACTGCTCTTTCT GTATTCCTTGTGGAGAAGGCAGGGCGACGCTCTCTGTTTCTAATAGGAATGAGTGGGATGTTTGTCTGTGCCATCTTCATGTCTGTGGGACTTATATTACTG gATAAACTGGCGTGGATGAGTTATGTAAGCATGGTAGCCATCTTCCTCTTTGTCAGTTTCTTCGAGATTGGGCCTGGCCCCATCCCCTGGTTCATGGTGGCAGAGTTCTTCAGTCAAGGACCCCGGCCTGCTGCTTTAGCAATAGCTGCATTTAGCAACTGGACCTGCAATTTCATTGTAGCTCTGTGTTTCCAGTACATTGCG AACTTCTGTGGACCTTAtgtgtttttcctctttgctgGAGTGGTCCTGGCCTTTACTCtgtttacatttttcaaagtccCAGAAACCAAAGGAAAGTCCTTCGAGGAAATCGCAGCAGAATTCCGAAAGAAGAGTAGCTCGGCCCAAGCGCCCAAAGCTGCTGTGGAAATGGAATTCCTTGGAGCTACAGAGACTGTGTAA
- the SLC2A2 gene encoding solute carrier family 2, facilitated glucose transporter member 2 isoform X3, producing the protein MYIGEIAPTTLRGALGTLHQLAIVTGILISQIVGLNFILGNHERWHILLGLSAVRAIIQSLLLFFCPESPRYLYIKLDEEVKAKKSLKRLRGGIDVTKDINEMRKEKEEASSEQKVSIIQLFTNSSYRQPILVALMLHVAQQFSGINGIFYYSTSIFQTAGISQPVYATIGVGAINMVFTALSVFLVEKAGRRSLFLIGMSGMFVCAIFMSVGLILLDKLAWMSYVSMVAIFLFVSFFEIGPGPIPWFMVAEFFSQGPRPAALAIAAFSNWTCNFIVALCFQYIANFCGPYVFFLFAGVVLAFTLFTFFKVPETKGKSFEEIAAEFRKKSSSAQAPKAAVEMEFLGATETV; encoded by the exons ATGTACATTGGTGAAATTGCTCCAACCACACTCAGGGGTGCTCTTGGCACACTTCACCAGCTGGCCATTGTCACGGGCATTCTTATTAGTCAG ATTGTTGGACTCAACTTTATCCTGGGCAATCATGAGCGGTGGCATATCCTGCTTGGTTTGTCTGCTGTGAGAGCCATCATCCAGTCTCTGCTGCTCTTCTTCTGTCCAGAAAGCCCCAGGTACCTTTACATCAAGTTGGATGAAGAAGTCAAAGCAAAGAAAA GCCTGAAAAGACTCAGAGGAGGTATTGATGTCACCAAAGACATCAAtgagatgagaaaggaaaaagaagaagcatCCAGTGAACAGAAAGTCTCCATAATTCAGCTCTTCACCAACTCTAGCTACCGACAGCCTATTCTAGTTGCACTGATGCTGCATGTGGCTCAGCAATTTTCTGGAATCAATGGG ATCTTTTACTACTCAACCAGCATTTTTCAGACAGCTGGAATCAGCCAACCTGTTTATGCAACCATTGGAGTTGGTGCCATCAACATGGTTTTCACTGCTCTTTCT GTATTCCTTGTGGAGAAGGCAGGGCGACGCTCTCTGTTTCTAATAGGAATGAGTGGGATGTTTGTCTGTGCCATCTTCATGTCTGTGGGACTTATATTACTG gATAAACTGGCGTGGATGAGTTATGTAAGCATGGTAGCCATCTTCCTCTTTGTCAGTTTCTTCGAGATTGGGCCTGGCCCCATCCCCTGGTTCATGGTGGCAGAGTTCTTCAGTCAAGGACCCCGGCCTGCTGCTTTAGCAATAGCTGCATTTAGCAACTGGACCTGCAATTTCATTGTAGCTCTGTGTTTCCAGTACATTGCG AACTTCTGTGGACCTTAtgtgtttttcctctttgctgGAGTGGTCCTGGCCTTTACTCtgtttacatttttcaaagtccCAGAAACCAAAGGAAAGTCCTTCGAGGAAATCGCAGCAGAATTCCGAAAGAAGAGTAGCTCGGCCCAAGCGCCCAAAGCTGCTGTGGAAATGGAATTCCTTGGAGCTACAGAGACTGTGTAA
- the SLC2A2 gene encoding solute carrier family 2, facilitated glucose transporter member 2 isoform X1, which yields MTEDKKKKRWKPKSQFKITGTLIFTVFTAALGSFQFGYDIGVINAPQEVIISHYEYILGIPLNDRKAINNYTINSTKELPTVPFLGDSITTPLVEEETTASTSLVTMLWSLSVSSFAVGGMIASFFGGWLGDRLGRIKAMLVANILSLVGALLMGFSKLGPSHILIISGRSISGLYCGLISGLVPMYIGEIAPTTLRGALGTLHQLAIVTGILISQIVGLNFILGNHERWHILLGLSAVRAIIQSLLLFFCPESPRYLYIKLDEEVKAKKSLKRLRGGIDVTKDINEMRKEKEEASSEQKVSIIQLFTNSSYRQPILVALMLHVAQQFSGINGIFYYSTSIFQTAGISQPVYATIGVGAINMVFTALSVFLVEKAGRRSLFLIGMSGMFVCAIFMSVGLILLDKLAWMSYVSMVAIFLFVSFFEIGPGPIPWFMVAEFFSQGPRPAALAIAAFSNWTCNFIVALCFQYIANFCGPYVFFLFAGVVLAFTLFTFFKVPETKGKSFEEIAAEFRKKSSSAQAPKAAVEMEFLGATETV from the exons ATCACCGGGACCTTGATTTTCACTGTCTTCACTGCTGCACTGGGTTCCTTCCAGTTTGGATATGACATTGGTGTGATCAATGCACCTCAAGAG gTAATAATATCCCATTATGAATACATTTTGGGTATTCCACTGAATGACCGAAAAGCTATCAACAACTATACTATCAACAGTACAAAGGAACTGCCCACAGTCCCATTCCTAGGAGATTCAATAACAACACCTTTGGTGGAGGAAGAGACTACAGCATCTACTAGCCTCGTCACCATGCTCTGGTCCTTGTCTGTGTCTAGCTTTGCAGTTGGTGGAATGATTGCATCATTTTTTGGTGGGTGGCTAGGGGATCGGCTTGGAAG aatcaaAGCCATGTTGGTAGCAAACATTCTCTCATTAGTTGGAGCTCTCTTGATGGGGTTTTCAAAACTGGGACCATCTCACATTCTTATAATTTCAGGAAGAAGCATATCAGGACTCTACTGTG GACTAATTTCAGGCTTGGTTCCAATGTACATTGGTGAAATTGCTCCAACCACACTCAGGGGTGCTCTTGGCACACTTCACCAGCTGGCCATTGTCACGGGCATTCTTATTAGTCAG ATTGTTGGACTCAACTTTATCCTGGGCAATCATGAGCGGTGGCATATCCTGCTTGGTTTGTCTGCTGTGAGAGCCATCATCCAGTCTCTGCTGCTCTTCTTCTGTCCAGAAAGCCCCAGGTACCTTTACATCAAGTTGGATGAAGAAGTCAAAGCAAAGAAAA GCCTGAAAAGACTCAGAGGAGGTATTGATGTCACCAAAGACATCAAtgagatgagaaaggaaaaagaagaagcatCCAGTGAACAGAAAGTCTCCATAATTCAGCTCTTCACCAACTCTAGCTACCGACAGCCTATTCTAGTTGCACTGATGCTGCATGTGGCTCAGCAATTTTCTGGAATCAATGGG ATCTTTTACTACTCAACCAGCATTTTTCAGACAGCTGGAATCAGCCAACCTGTTTATGCAACCATTGGAGTTGGTGCCATCAACATGGTTTTCACTGCTCTTTCT GTATTCCTTGTGGAGAAGGCAGGGCGACGCTCTCTGTTTCTAATAGGAATGAGTGGGATGTTTGTCTGTGCCATCTTCATGTCTGTGGGACTTATATTACTG gATAAACTGGCGTGGATGAGTTATGTAAGCATGGTAGCCATCTTCCTCTTTGTCAGTTTCTTCGAGATTGGGCCTGGCCCCATCCCCTGGTTCATGGTGGCAGAGTTCTTCAGTCAAGGACCCCGGCCTGCTGCTTTAGCAATAGCTGCATTTAGCAACTGGACCTGCAATTTCATTGTAGCTCTGTGTTTCCAGTACATTGCG AACTTCTGTGGACCTTAtgtgtttttcctctttgctgGAGTGGTCCTGGCCTTTACTCtgtttacatttttcaaagtccCAGAAACCAAAGGAAAGTCCTTCGAGGAAATCGCAGCAGAATTCCGAAAGAAGAGTAGCTCGGCCCAAGCGCCCAAAGCTGCTGTGGAAATGGAATTCCTTGGAGCTACAGAGACTGTGTAA